A region of Streptomyces paludis DNA encodes the following proteins:
- a CDS encoding cellulose-binding protein yields MWGRGYRPEQVDQRIAALAKDCEDAWERVERLTAQAERMETESALLAERVAALEQPTYDNLGRRAQQILALAKAEDETVRREVREECQAVLDAAQESARRLRDAARERSEEIRAAAEAHASEATERALDSAEDIRGEARTETEAQRAESLDALTDVRRRTQRVIDDLEKKHGEMLAADDREFDRRGVALEAESDALVASAEARLVETRRMLSEAGEQARHRQEDAQDTAAELMAQARVRAERVMRDTERLVREHEETREEMRAHMAHVRNSLAALTGRAPTAD; encoded by the coding sequence GTGTGGGGTCGGGGTTACCGGCCCGAGCAGGTTGATCAGCGGATCGCGGCGCTGGCCAAGGACTGCGAGGACGCCTGGGAGCGGGTGGAGCGGCTGACCGCTCAGGCGGAGCGGATGGAGACCGAGTCGGCGCTGCTGGCCGAGCGGGTCGCCGCGCTGGAGCAGCCGACGTACGACAATCTGGGCCGCCGGGCTCAGCAGATCCTGGCGCTGGCGAAGGCGGAGGACGAGACCGTACGGCGCGAGGTCCGCGAGGAGTGCCAGGCGGTTCTGGACGCGGCTCAGGAGTCGGCGCGGCGGCTGCGGGACGCGGCCAGGGAGCGTTCGGAGGAGATACGGGCGGCGGCGGAGGCGCATGCCTCCGAGGCCACGGAGCGTGCGCTGGATTCGGCCGAGGACATCCGGGGCGAGGCGCGGACGGAGACGGAGGCGCAGCGCGCCGAGTCACTGGACGCGTTGACGGATGTGCGCCGGCGGACGCAGCGGGTGATCGACGACCTGGAGAAGAAGCACGGCGAGATGCTGGCCGCCGATGACCGGGAGTTCGACCGGCGGGGGGTCGCGCTGGAGGCGGAGAGCGACGCGCTGGTCGCGTCGGCGGAGGCGCGGCTCGTGGAGACCCGCCGGATGCTGTCCGAGGCGGGGGAGCAGGCGCGGCACCGTCAGGAGGACGCGCAGGACACGGCGGCGGAGCTGATGGCGCAGGCGCGGGTGCGGGCCGAGCGGGTCATGCGGGACACGGAGCGGCTGGTGCGGGAGCACGAGGAGACGCGCGAGGAGATGCGGGCGCACATGGCGCACGTACGGAACAGCCTGGCGGCGTTGACGGGCCGGGCTCCGACGGCGGACTGA
- a CDS encoding SUKH-4 family immunity protein, which translates to MSAVVTFAQAQERAEDWVNGDLPGYQHREVRVREFELGFVVWAEDREGGPTSDGGRQRLVIARDSGEVTLWPGLPVGEVIRRYEEEYGAPAEAPAAPEAPARMDLNQTSFLLTPPEWLQDAADKLGIPDRRKPEAEADTDSSAAAAASADSDDGPGAAADSSGSGSEAGSGSDGGNASQGSSAWPGAYEPTANDGVPAATPGAPAGATPWSGIDTSGSGNVADGSVPLPATVFAPPLSGADDDDVPPPVVAAEAPTALMSGGSQLPRTSVNPALGRPAGRPDGDSAGPGGTAGPGGTAGTGAGDIADATTSKATAPPRGARGGGSNPPPPPSASAPAPIPAPAPAPAPASGPAPGAPAAGYLPTQLAPSIGSQAPAPPGPPGRPGQPGQPGGAPGTPPGGVHHAATMFADPGAPGAPQPPRPPGPPGPPGAPGGPGTPSGGVHHAATMFADPGQGAPQPPGPGHVPPPGPVPPPGPVPPLGPESVPPPAYGYPPQPTGLPTVGPGYQAVLRYRAPDGSEAQLIRRSAPGTPHPEWQILHELRALNVPPQQVLELHTELESCELPGGYCARMIRETWPQVRITSVAPYGQDHAGRQQGMRHLLTHQGELHQVADGPARPAPVRAPLPPVPPAPPIPPEGIAQELMAAFGPQGICRFDQRAVSRQGVPEIVARTLVWAGLPADFGPFFWAQQPQPVVPTLAELAAQRQVRAASDAGSYLVVGSDFGRALCVQYGTAHIMAVPVEAGPGGQPVAPQFVNTGLPEFTRSMALLGRMWRLRYGLTPEQAGRWTVDFQAQLAALDPAALSSPENWWSVLLEQMWDGLL; encoded by the coding sequence ATGAGCGCGGTGGTGACCTTCGCGCAGGCGCAGGAGCGCGCGGAAGACTGGGTGAACGGCGATCTGCCCGGCTATCAGCACCGAGAGGTGCGGGTACGGGAGTTCGAGCTGGGCTTCGTGGTGTGGGCGGAGGACCGCGAGGGCGGCCCGACCTCGGACGGCGGCCGGCAGCGGCTGGTCATCGCGCGGGACAGCGGCGAGGTGACGCTCTGGCCGGGGCTGCCGGTGGGTGAGGTGATCCGGCGGTACGAGGAGGAGTACGGGGCGCCGGCGGAGGCGCCCGCGGCGCCGGAGGCACCGGCCCGGATGGACCTGAACCAGACGTCGTTCCTGCTGACGCCGCCGGAGTGGTTGCAGGACGCGGCGGACAAGCTGGGGATTCCGGACCGGCGGAAGCCGGAGGCGGAGGCGGACACCGACTCGTCTGCCGCTGCCGCTGCCTCTGCCGATAGCGACGACGGGCCGGGGGCGGCTGCGGACAGCTCCGGTTCCGGCTCCGAGGCCGGGTCCGGTTCTGACGGCGGCAACGCCTCCCAGGGCAGCTCCGCCTGGCCCGGGGCGTACGAGCCCACCGCCAACGACGGGGTGCCCGCCGCGACTCCGGGCGCGCCTGCCGGGGCGACACCGTGGTCGGGGATCGACACGAGCGGCTCGGGCAATGTCGCGGACGGTTCCGTACCGCTGCCCGCCACGGTCTTCGCGCCGCCGCTCTCGGGGGCGGACGACGATGACGTACCGCCGCCCGTGGTGGCCGCGGAGGCGCCGACCGCGCTGATGTCGGGGGGCAGCCAGCTGCCGCGTACGTCGGTGAACCCGGCGCTGGGCCGGCCCGCCGGCCGCCCCGACGGCGACAGCGCGGGTCCGGGCGGTACGGCGGGCCCGGGCGGTACGGCCGGTACGGGCGCCGGGGACATCGCCGACGCCACGACCAGCAAGGCCACCGCGCCGCCGCGCGGTGCGCGGGGTGGCGGCTCGAACCCGCCCCCGCCGCCGAGCGCGTCCGCGCCCGCCCCGATACCCGCACCCGCCCCTGCGCCCGCGCCCGCGTCGGGTCCGGCGCCCGGTGCTCCGGCTGCCGGTTATCTGCCGACGCAGCTGGCCCCCAGCATCGGTTCCCAGGCGCCGGCCCCGCCGGGGCCCCCTGGCCGGCCCGGTCAGCCCGGTCAGCCCGGTGGCGCGCCCGGGACGCCGCCCGGTGGGGTGCACCACGCCGCGACGATGTTCGCGGACCCGGGTGCCCCCGGTGCCCCGCAGCCGCCGCGGCCTCCTGGCCCGCCCGGTCCGCCCGGCGCTCCGGGGGGTCCCGGGACGCCGTCGGGCGGGGTGCACCACGCGGCGACGATGTTCGCCGACCCCGGCCAGGGCGCCCCGCAGCCGCCCGGCCCCGGCCACGTACCGCCGCCGGGCCCCGTACCCCCGCCCGGTCCCGTACCGCCGCTGGGCCCCGAGTCCGTACCGCCGCCCGCGTACGGTTATCCGCCGCAGCCGACCGGTCTGCCGACCGTCGGGCCCGGCTATCAGGCCGTCCTGCGCTATCGCGCGCCCGACGGGTCCGAGGCGCAGCTCATCCGGCGTTCGGCGCCCGGTACCCCGCACCCCGAGTGGCAGATCCTGCATGAGCTGCGCGCGCTGAACGTGCCGCCGCAGCAGGTGCTGGAGCTGCACACCGAGCTGGAGTCGTGCGAGCTGCCCGGTGGTTACTGCGCGCGGATGATCCGGGAGACCTGGCCGCAGGTGCGGATCACGAGTGTCGCGCCGTACGGTCAGGATCACGCGGGCCGGCAGCAGGGTATGCGTCATCTGCTCACGCACCAGGGCGAGTTGCACCAGGTCGCGGACGGTCCCGCGCGTCCGGCGCCGGTGCGCGCGCCGCTGCCGCCGGTGCCGCCCGCGCCGCCGATTCCGCCGGAGGGGATCGCGCAGGAGCTGATGGCGGCGTTCGGTCCGCAGGGCATCTGCCGGTTCGACCAGCGCGCGGTGTCCCGTCAGGGGGTGCCGGAGATTGTGGCGCGCACGCTGGTGTGGGCGGGACTGCCGGCCGATTTCGGGCCGTTCTTCTGGGCGCAGCAGCCGCAGCCGGTGGTGCCGACGCTGGCCGAACTCGCCGCGCAGCGGCAGGTGCGGGCGGCTTCCGACGCCGGGTCGTATCTGGTCGTGGGGAGCGACTTCGGCCGTGCGCTCTGTGTCCAGTACGGTACGGCCCACATCATGGCCGTACCGGTGGAGGCGGGTCCGGGCGGGCAGCCGGTGGCGCCGCAGTTCGTGAACACGGGGCTGCCGGAGTTCACGCGGTCGATGGCGCTGCTGGGGCGGATGTGGCGGCTGCGGTACGGGCTGACTCCTGAGCAGGCGGGCCGCTGGACGGTGGACTTCCAGGCGCAGCTCGCGGCGCTGGATCCGGCGGCGCTGTCGTCGCCGGAGAACTGGTGGTCGGTGCTGCTGGAGCAGATGTGGGACGGATTGCTGTGA
- a CDS encoding ABC transporter ATP-binding protein yields MTTAVTIPRHGGTGGRTAVAARARQVLKAYGAGETRVVALDHVDVDIARGEFTAIMGPSGSGKSTLMHCLAGLDTVTSGEIFLDETEITTLKDKHLTRLRRDRIGFIFQAFNLLPTLNALENITLPMDIAGRKPDAAWLQQVVDTVGLADRLGHRPTELSGGQQQRVAVARALAARPEIIFGDEPTGNLDSRAGAEVLGFLRRSVDDLGQTIVMVTHDPVAASYADRVLYLADGRIVDEMLRPTADAVLDRMKDFDARGRTS; encoded by the coding sequence GTGACAACGGCTGTGACCATCCCCAGGCACGGGGGTACGGGAGGGCGTACGGCCGTCGCGGCACGGGCGCGCCAGGTGCTGAAGGCGTACGGCGCCGGGGAGACCCGGGTGGTCGCCCTCGACCATGTCGATGTGGACATCGCCCGGGGGGAGTTCACCGCGATCATGGGGCCGTCCGGCTCCGGCAAGTCGACGCTGATGCACTGCCTCGCGGGTCTGGACACGGTCACGTCGGGGGAGATCTTCCTCGACGAGACCGAGATAACGACGCTCAAGGACAAGCATCTGACGCGGCTGCGCCGGGACCGGATCGGCTTTATCTTCCAGGCGTTCAATCTGCTGCCGACGCTCAACGCCCTGGAGAACATCACGCTTCCCATGGACATCGCGGGCCGCAAGCCGGACGCCGCGTGGCTTCAGCAGGTGGTGGACACGGTGGGGCTGGCCGACCGGCTGGGCCACCGGCCGACGGAGCTGTCCGGCGGTCAGCAGCAGCGGGTGGCGGTGGCGCGCGCCCTGGCGGCGCGGCCGGAGATCATCTTCGGTGATGAGCCGACGGGGAATCTGGACTCGCGGGCCGGCGCCGAGGTGCTGGGCTTTCTGCGCAGGTCGGTCGATGACCTGGGGCAGACCATCGTGATGGTCACGCACGACCCGGTGGCGGCGTCGTACGCGGACCGGGTGCTGTATCTCGCGGACGGCAGGATCGTGGACGAGATGCTCCGGCCGACGGCCGACGCGGTGCTCGACCGGATGAAGGACTTCGACGCGCGCGGGCGGACCTCGTGA